A single window of Methylobacterium nodulans ORS 2060 DNA harbors:
- a CDS encoding tetratricopeptide repeat protein: MRRAQRYRPDHVERHLAAVLAADMVDYSRYMGANEEWTLARLRSLRRDLIDPQIKQHGGRVVKATGDGVLAEFPSAVEAVTCAVEIQHGMGAWNEGVPETLRIALRIGINIGELVVEPDGDIYGDSVNIAARLEAIAPAGGVCLSRAAHDQMRGRLPYPVEDWGERSLKNIDQPVRVLAIRSDAIAQLPDMVEAVKSPQENRPRSHAVLWLAGSSLAIAGLIWVSYLDTHPVSIGPTSEQSSSTAVQAAATVSANPVRPQLQDSLAARLSIVVLPFASRDGGPEYERLAESIAAEITSDLSRIEGSFVIASSTALAYKDKLADVRDLGRELRVRYLLNGSLRHTGTRVRINARLIDTVTGAEIWAERFKSDASAISDIEDDVVAQITRALNIELTEAEVRQFQHERPNNPDAADLAAHGWSVLNRPLSRESLLRARTLFEQALKRDGESVRARVGLARSLALMVNFGWSTSVTSDLARADYLVDTVLASRPDEAMAYCIKGEILRGQKQYEAAVAAHQTAIAYNASLAPAYGSMANAKLQLGQADEAFALAERAVRLSPHDPLLSLWSATLCEAAERRQRHDEAITWCSRSLVAPAPLRAVSYLNLAAAYARKGQNEEARAAAAQLAAIRPGYTISRWRQESQSTHPEFVHQTDLLAQGLREAGLPE; encoded by the coding sequence ATGCGCAGAGCTCAGCGTTATCGGCCCGATCACGTGGAGCGGCATCTGGCTGCCGTGCTCGCCGCGGACATGGTTGATTACAGCCGCTACATGGGCGCGAACGAGGAGTGGACGCTGGCACGTCTGAGATCCCTCCGCCGTGACCTCATCGATCCGCAGATCAAGCAACATGGCGGCCGGGTGGTGAAGGCCACCGGCGACGGCGTCCTGGCCGAGTTCCCGAGTGCTGTCGAGGCGGTCACCTGTGCGGTCGAGATCCAGCACGGCATGGGTGCCTGGAACGAGGGCGTGCCGGAGACGCTCCGGATCGCCCTGCGCATCGGCATCAACATCGGCGAGCTGGTCGTCGAGCCTGATGGCGACATCTACGGCGACAGCGTGAACATCGCCGCCCGTCTGGAGGCGATCGCGCCCGCCGGAGGGGTATGCCTGTCGCGGGCTGCTCACGACCAGATGCGTGGAAGGCTGCCCTATCCCGTCGAGGATTGGGGCGAGCGGTCGCTCAAGAATATAGACCAGCCTGTCCGTGTCCTTGCCATCCGGTCCGACGCCATCGCGCAGCTCCCGGACATGGTTGAGGCGGTGAAGTCCCCACAGGAAAACCGGCCGCGATCGCATGCAGTCCTTTGGCTGGCCGGCTCGTCGCTCGCCATCGCGGGTCTGATCTGGGTGTCTTACCTCGACACGCATCCGGTCTCGATTGGCCCGACCTCCGAACAATCGTCCTCGACCGCAGTCCAGGCAGCCGCAACGGTCTCCGCCAATCCGGTTCGGCCTCAGCTCCAGGACAGCCTGGCCGCTCGGCTCTCGATCGTGGTCCTGCCCTTCGCCAGCCGGGACGGCGGTCCGGAATACGAGCGCTTGGCGGAGAGCATCGCTGCCGAGATCACCTCCGACCTGTCTCGCATCGAGGGCAGCTTCGTCATCGCGAGCAGCACCGCCTTGGCCTACAAGGACAAGCTTGCCGACGTGCGCGATCTCGGACGTGAGCTGCGCGTCCGCTACCTCCTGAATGGCAGCCTGCGCCACACCGGCACCCGCGTTCGCATCAACGCTCGCCTGATCGACACCGTCACGGGCGCGGAAATCTGGGCAGAGCGCTTCAAGAGCGATGCATCTGCCATCTCCGATATCGAAGACGATGTTGTCGCCCAAATCACGAGAGCGCTGAACATCGAGCTGACCGAGGCTGAGGTGCGCCAGTTCCAGCACGAGCGGCCGAACAACCCCGACGCCGCCGATCTGGCCGCACATGGCTGGTCTGTTCTCAACCGGCCGCTTTCACGGGAGAGCCTGCTGCGGGCGCGAACCCTGTTCGAGCAAGCTCTCAAGCGAGACGGCGAGAGCGTGCGTGCGCGTGTGGGCCTTGCCCGGTCCCTGGCGCTGATGGTGAATTTCGGCTGGTCCACCTCGGTGACGAGTGACCTGGCGCGTGCCGATTATCTGGTGGACACGGTGCTCGCCAGCCGGCCGGACGAAGCGATGGCCTACTGCATCAAGGGGGAGATCCTGCGGGGGCAGAAGCAGTACGAAGCGGCGGTTGCCGCCCACCAGACTGCGATCGCCTACAATGCCAGCCTGGCACCCGCTTACGGGTCCATGGCCAACGCCAAGTTGCAGCTCGGTCAAGCGGACGAGGCATTCGCGCTGGCCGAGCGGGCCGTCCGGCTCAGCCCACACGATCCTCTGCTGAGCCTGTGGTCTGCGACGCTGTGCGAGGCCGCAGAACGTCGGCAGCGGCACGATGAGGCGATCACCTGGTGCTCGCGATCACTCGTGGCACCAGCGCCCCTGAGGGCGGTCAGCTATCTCAATCTTGCCGCCGCGTATGCGCGAAAGGGTCAGAACGAGGAGGCGAGGGCCGCGGCTGCCCAGCTCGCGGCGATCAGACCTGGCTACACGATCAGTCGCTGGCGCCAGGAAAGCCAGTCGACCCATCCGGAGTTCGTGCATCAGACCGACCTCCTCGCACAGGGGCTACGTGAAGCCGGCTTGCCGGAATAG
- a CDS encoding ArsR/SmtB family transcription factor: MDAVTPSDLLRLQDKAADAARLLRLLANEKRLLILCLLVARGEMDVTRLARAVELGQSALSQHLAKLREDGLVAFRRESQTLYYRLEDPRAVRVLATLKDIFCPEAG; this comes from the coding sequence ATGGACGCCGTGACGCCCTCCGACCTGCTGCGGCTCCAGGACAAGGCGGCCGACGCCGCGCGCCTGCTGCGCCTCCTCGCGAATGAGAAACGCCTGCTCATCCTGTGCCTGTTGGTCGCGCGCGGCGAGATGGACGTCACGCGCCTCGCCAGGGCCGTGGAACTCGGCCAGTCGGCCTTGTCGCAGCATCTCGCCAAGCTGCGCGAGGACGGGCTGGTCGCGTTCCGGCGCGAGAGCCAGACCCTGTACTACCGCCTGGAGGATCCGCGGGCCGTCCGCGTGCTCGCCACGCTCAAGGACATCTTCTGTCCGGAAGCGGGCTGA
- a CDS encoding polyhydroxyalkanoate synthesis regulator DNA-binding domain-containing protein, whose amino-acid sequence MSSKKSPPIRHLRRYGGCRLYDPESKVYLSASDLEHLIRQGVRISVREVETGQDVTHEVIPPSPH is encoded by the coding sequence ATGTCCAGCAAGAAGTCCCCACCCATCCGCCATCTCAGGCGCTACGGCGGCTGCCGGCTCTACGACCCCGAGAGCAAGGTCTATCTGTCGGCCAGTGACCTTGAGCACCTGATCCGGCAGGGCGTGAGGATCAGCGTCCGCGAGGTGGAGACGGGGCAGGACGTGACCCATGAGGTCATCCCGCCGAGCCCTCACTGA
- a CDS encoding YgaP family membrane protein, which produces MIPGTSKRIPLHTSRRVTRRIEAELNESVRWHAAHPETIGRRLRQLDEEWDIERMLEANAATLALAGTVLGATRDRRWLVLPAAVTAFLLQHAIQGWCPPLPLLRRLGFRTAREIDVERNALKALRGDFGPIGPGAGDHDTRVSHALMAARL; this is translated from the coding sequence ATGATTCCCGGCACCTCGAAACGGATCCCGCTCCACACCAGCCGCCGCGTGACCCGGCGGATCGAGGCGGAGCTCAATGAAAGCGTGCGCTGGCACGCCGCGCATCCCGAGACGATCGGCCGGCGTCTTCGCCAGCTCGACGAGGAGTGGGATATCGAGCGCATGCTGGAGGCCAATGCGGCGACGCTCGCGCTCGCGGGAACCGTGCTCGGCGCGACGAGGGACCGGCGCTGGCTCGTCCTGCCGGCAGCCGTGACGGCGTTCCTCCTGCAGCATGCCATCCAGGGCTGGTGCCCGCCGCTGCCGCTCCTGAGGAGGCTCGGCTTCCGGACCGCCCGGGAGATCGACGTCGAGCGCAATGCCCTGAAGGCGCTGAGGGGCGATTTCGGCCCGATCGGGCCGGGCGCGGGCGACCATGACACTCGGGTGAGCCATGCGCTCATGGCGGCAAGGCTCTAG
- a CDS encoding YeeE/YedE family protein, which produces MDAFTPLPALLGGLMIGASAALLLVLNGRIAGISGILGGLLPSEPGETGWRIAFLAGLVLAPLVYAGLGGTLPPVTVAASYALLALAGLLVGFGARLGAGCTSGHGVCGIGRGSPRSLVATGVFVAVAVLTVFVTRHLIGA; this is translated from the coding sequence ATGGACGCCTTCACCCCGCTTCCCGCCCTTCTCGGCGGCCTCATGATCGGCGCTTCCGCCGCGCTGCTGCTCGTCCTCAACGGGCGCATCGCCGGCATCAGCGGCATCCTCGGCGGGTTGCTGCCGTCGGAGCCCGGCGAGACCGGCTGGCGCATCGCCTTCCTGGCCGGCTTGGTCCTGGCGCCCCTCGTCTATGCCGGCCTCGGCGGCACCCTGCCGCCGGTCACGGTCGCTGCCTCGTACGCCCTCCTCGCTCTCGCCGGGCTGCTGGTCGGTTTCGGGGCGAGGCTCGGGGCCGGCTGCACCAGCGGTCACGGCGTGTGCGGCATCGGTCGCGGCTCGCCCCGTTCCCTCGTCGCGACCGGCGTTTTCGTGGCCGTCGCCGTCCTGACGGTCTTCGTCACCCGCCACCTCATCGGAGCCTGA
- a CDS encoding DUF6691 family protein, with product MSRIVSSFAVGLLFGLGLLVSGMANPAKVLAFLDVTGRWDPSLALVMAGAVAASAVGYRVARRRGRPVLAPRLEIPTRRGLDPRLLMGAAVFGIGWGLVGLCPGPALTILSVVPLQAATFVAAMVAGMLLFRLLPSAGSRPNARTSPAGVDA from the coding sequence ATGTCCAGGATCGTCTCGTCCTTCGCGGTCGGCCTGCTGTTCGGGCTCGGCCTGCTCGTCTCCGGCATGGCCAACCCGGCCAAGGTCCTGGCCTTTCTCGACGTGACCGGCCGCTGGGACCCGAGCCTCGCCCTCGTCATGGCGGGGGCCGTCGCGGCCTCGGCCGTCGGCTACCGCGTCGCGCGCCGCCGCGGTCGCCCCGTGCTCGCGCCGCGGCTGGAGATCCCAACCCGGCGCGGCCTCGACCCACGCCTGCTCATGGGCGCTGCGGTCTTCGGCATCGGATGGGGCTTGGTCGGCCTGTGCCCCGGGCCGGCGCTGACCATCCTGTCGGTCGTGCCGCTCCAGGCGGCGACCTTCGTAGCCGCCATGGTCGCTGGCATGCTGCTGTTCCGCCTCCTGCCCTCCGCCGGCTCCCGGCCGAATGCGAGGACCTCGCCTGCGGGCGTGGACGCGTGA
- a CDS encoding erythromycin esterase family protein yields the protein MSRRVFQNRTEAGRVLAGRLTAYAGRPDVVVLALPRGGVPVAAEVAKALRAHLDVFVVRKLGVPGHEELAMGAIASGNVRVLNSDIVSSLEIPSAVIDAVAAREEEELQRREQLYRCGQPPAEVQGRIVILVDDGLATGATMQAAIQAVRQRNPARIIVAVPTASRDTVERLEREADEIVCAIIPEPFWAVGASYRDFTQTSDDEVRRLLGRPLLTPEAEPVREDPDPALVASLREAVISLTGDARDYDPLMDLIGEARFALLGEASHGTHEFYCERAEITKRLIREKGFTAVAIESDWPDAWRVNRYVRGDSEDLDAVEALAGFRRFPTWMWRNTEMVAFLEWLRAHNHSLPHGATKVGVYGIDLYSLRASMKAVLHFLASVDPAAAEQARARYACFDQFGEDCQVYGFVAGLNLARSCQDEAVAQLAALQRRAAASLAWADSMNRDEVFSAEQNARVVKSAEEYYRTMFLREVSSWNLRDGHMAQCVEALVAHLGQGGSEPRIAVWAHNSHLGDARATQMSERGELNLGQLLRERYGDAVVRIGLTTYAGTVAAASDWGAPVERMRISPALPGSYEALFHALGLGRFCLPLTAGTHAAEALWPARLERAIGVIYRPEAERQSHYVRAHLPDQFDAVLHVDETRAVTPLETTALWEAGDVPETFPAGL from the coding sequence ATGAGCCGACGAGTCTTTCAGAATCGCACCGAAGCGGGACGGGTGCTTGCGGGCAGGCTCACCGCTTACGCGGGCCGGCCGGACGTCGTCGTTCTGGCTCTCCCGCGCGGCGGCGTTCCGGTGGCGGCCGAGGTTGCGAAGGCGCTTCGCGCGCACCTCGACGTATTCGTGGTGCGCAAGCTCGGCGTACCCGGACACGAGGAACTCGCGATGGGCGCGATCGCGAGCGGCAACGTCCGCGTGCTCAATTCCGACATCGTGTCGTCCCTTGAGATCCCGTCCGCCGTCATCGATGCGGTGGCAGCCCGGGAAGAGGAGGAGTTGCAGCGGCGCGAGCAACTCTATCGGTGCGGACAGCCACCCGCAGAGGTGCAAGGGCGCATCGTGATCCTCGTCGATGACGGGCTGGCCACGGGCGCCACGATGCAGGCCGCGATCCAGGCCGTCAGACAACGCAATCCGGCGCGGATCATCGTGGCCGTGCCGACCGCGTCCCGGGACACGGTCGAGCGGCTGGAGCGGGAGGCCGACGAGATCGTCTGCGCCATCATTCCCGAGCCCTTCTGGGCCGTGGGGGCCTCCTACAGGGATTTCACCCAGACGAGCGACGACGAGGTGCGACGGCTGCTCGGCCGGCCCCTGCTCACGCCGGAGGCCGAGCCCGTCCGGGAGGATCCCGATCCCGCGCTCGTTGCGAGCCTCCGGGAGGCCGTGATCAGCTTGACCGGGGACGCGCGGGATTACGACCCGCTGATGGATCTGATCGGGGAGGCGCGGTTCGCCCTCCTGGGAGAGGCCTCGCATGGCACGCACGAATTCTACTGCGAGCGGGCGGAGATCACGAAGCGGCTGATCCGGGAGAAAGGCTTCACGGCGGTGGCGATCGAGTCCGACTGGCCGGATGCATGGCGGGTCAACCGCTACGTTCGCGGGGACAGCGAGGATCTCGATGCCGTCGAGGCGCTCGCGGGTTTCCGGCGCTTCCCGACCTGGATGTGGCGCAACACCGAGATGGTTGCGTTCCTGGAGTGGCTGCGCGCCCACAACCATTCCCTCCCCCACGGAGCGACCAAGGTCGGTGTCTACGGGATCGATCTCTACAGCCTGCGCGCCTCGATGAAGGCGGTGCTGCACTTCCTCGCATCGGTCGATCCCGCGGCAGCCGAGCAGGCCCGCGCCCGCTACGCGTGCTTCGACCAGTTCGGCGAGGACTGCCAAGTCTACGGCTTCGTGGCCGGGCTGAACCTCGCGCGCTCCTGCCAGGATGAGGCCGTCGCGCAGCTTGCGGCGCTGCAGCGCCGGGCGGCAGCCAGTCTGGCCTGGGCTGACAGCATGAACCGCGACGAGGTGTTCAGCGCAGAGCAGAACGCCCGCGTGGTCAAGAGCGCCGAAGAATATTACCGCACGATGTTCCTCCGCGAGGTCTCGTCCTGGAACCTGCGCGACGGTCACATGGCCCAGTGCGTGGAGGCGCTCGTCGCCCATCTCGGCCAGGGCGGGTCCGAGCCGAGGATCGCCGTCTGGGCCCACAACTCGCATCTGGGCGATGCGCGCGCGACCCAGATGAGCGAGCGCGGCGAGCTGAATCTCGGCCAGTTGCTGCGCGAGCGCTACGGAGACGCGGTGGTGCGGATCGGCCTCACCACCTATGCCGGAACCGTCGCGGCCGCCTCGGACTGGGGCGCGCCCGTCGAGCGCATGCGCATCTCCCCGGCGCTGCCCGGGAGCTACGAGGCCCTGTTCCACGCCCTCGGCCTCGGCCGCTTCTGCCTGCCGCTCACGGCCGGGACGCACGCGGCGGAAGCCTTGTGGCCGGCGCGGCTCGAGCGGGCGATCGGGGTCATCTACCGCCCGGAGGCCGAACGGCAGAGCCACTACGTCCGCGCGCATCTTCCGGACCAGTTCGATGCCGTGCTGCATGTCGACGAGACGCGCGCGGTCACGCCGTTGGAGACGACGGCCCTGTGGGAGGCGGGCGACGTGCCGGAGACCTTCCCGGCCGGCTTGTGA
- a CDS encoding dienelactone hydrolase family protein, with protein sequence MDGPFDLTEHQVAIAADSVALDATLCQPGGAHGVVLFAHGSGSSRFSPRNRSVARRLNEAGFATVLADLLTPDEERIDRSTGHLRFDIGFLAGRLCIISDWLADQPTLSNLPCGLFGASTGAGAALLAATARPRRVGAVVSRGGRPDLAGAALSRVAAPTLLIIGGNDVEVLKLNQAALSQLCCVKQLAVVPGATHLFEEPGALDRVARLARDWFQQHLRADRP encoded by the coding sequence ATGGACGGCCCGTTCGACCTTACGGAACATCAGGTCGCGATCGCGGCGGATTCCGTTGCCCTGGATGCGACCCTCTGCCAGCCCGGCGGCGCGCATGGAGTCGTCCTCTTCGCGCACGGCTCGGGCAGCAGCCGCTTCAGTCCCCGGAACCGGAGCGTGGCGCGGCGGCTCAACGAGGCAGGCTTCGCCACGGTGCTGGCTGATCTCCTGACGCCGGACGAGGAGCGCATCGACCGCTCGACGGGACATCTGAGGTTCGACATCGGCTTCCTGGCCGGGCGGCTCTGCATCATCTCGGACTGGCTCGCGGACCAGCCGACCCTGAGCAACCTGCCGTGCGGCCTCTTCGGCGCCAGCACGGGGGCGGGGGCGGCACTCCTTGCGGCCACGGCGCGCCCGCGGCGCGTCGGTGCGGTCGTGTCGCGCGGCGGGCGTCCCGATCTCGCGGGAGCAGCACTGTCGCGGGTGGCGGCGCCGACGCTGCTGATCATCGGCGGGAACGATGTCGAGGTGCTCAAGCTGAACCAGGCCGCACTGTCCCAACTGTGCTGCGTGAAGCAGCTTGCGGTCGTACCGGGAGCGACGCACCTCTTCGAAGAGCCCGGTGCGCTCGACAGGGTGGCGCGACTCGCGCGGGACTGGTTCCAGCAGCACCTGCGCGCCGACCGGCCCTGA
- a CDS encoding phasin translates to MTTQNPFEVPAELRDFAEKSVEQAQKAVTAFLQNTRKINETFQSSFKSSQLPLSVAYTRSLDFAEQNANAAFEVAHKIIRARDVQEAAQIQAEYVRSQIAAFQAQAKEIYAVPQAA, encoded by the coding sequence ATGACCACCCAGAACCCCTTCGAGGTCCCCGCCGAGCTGCGCGACTTCGCCGAGAAGAGCGTCGAGCAGGCGCAGAAGGCCGTCACCGCCTTCCTGCAGAACACCCGCAAGATCAACGAGACCTTCCAGTCCTCGTTCAAGTCTTCGCAGCTTCCCCTCAGCGTCGCTTACACGCGCAGCCTCGACTTCGCCGAGCAGAACGCCAACGCTGCCTTCGAGGTCGCCCACAAGATCATCCGCGCTCGCGACGTGCAGGAAGCCGCTCAGATCCAGGCTGAGTACGTCCGCTCTCAGATCGCCGCCTTCCAGGCGCAGGCCAAGGAAATCTACGCGGTTCCGCAGGCTGCGTAA
- a CDS encoding NADP-dependent malic enzyme: MSVMPTKDMTTQRDLALAYSPGVAAACMAIHNDPLAASQYTSRANLVAVISNGTAVLGLGNIGALAGKPVMEGKGCLFKKFAGVDVFDIEIDETDPDKLVPIIASLEPTFGGINLEDIKAPECFIIETRLREIMKIPVFHDDQHGTAIVAAAAVLNGLTIVEKQIAEVKLVCSGAGAAAIACLNLLVGMGLRKENILVTDSRGVLTRDRLGSLDAQKAAYARETTARTLADAVRDADIFLGVSMAGVLTPDMVASMARKPLILALANPEPEIWPERARAVRPDAIIATGRSDYPNQVNNVLCFPFIFRGALDVGATAINEEMKLAAVHAIAELARAEQSDVVSAAYGTKNLRFGPDFLIPRPFDPRLILRVAPAVAQAAIDSGVATRPFADLEAYRRSLQSFVYTSGTVMQPVFAAAAEGALRRIAFAEGEDDRILRAAQVIVDERLAKPVLVGRRDTIAHRIRELDLRLQLDRDADVVGFDDEDFATAAADRYYQLLKRRGLSRESASVEMRRNGTLVAAMLLQSGQVDGMLCGTYGSYGAHLKHVADVIGLKPGAHSFAAMSLLQLPRHTVFICDPFIHLDPTAEEVAEMTVLAAAELRRFGQTPRAALLSHSNFGTANDGAAGKMRDALALIRERAPELEVEGEMNADAALSSPTLQRIFPDAALRAEANLLIMPNLDAANITFNALKIVAGQGISVGPILLGAARPVHILTPTTTVRGIVNMTALTSVAAKV; encoded by the coding sequence ATCTCGGTCATGCCCACCAAGGACATGACAACGCAGCGGGATCTCGCGCTCGCTTACTCTCCCGGCGTCGCTGCCGCCTGCATGGCGATCCACAACGATCCGCTGGCAGCGTCCCAATACACCTCGCGCGCCAACCTCGTCGCCGTGATCTCGAACGGCACCGCCGTGCTCGGCCTCGGCAATATCGGCGCGCTCGCCGGCAAGCCGGTGATGGAAGGGAAAGGCTGCCTGTTCAAGAAATTTGCCGGCGTCGACGTCTTCGACATCGAGATCGACGAGACGGATCCGGACAAGCTTGTTCCGATCATCGCCAGCCTGGAGCCGACCTTCGGCGGAATCAATCTCGAGGACATCAAGGCACCGGAATGCTTCATCATCGAAACGCGCCTGCGCGAGATCATGAAGATTCCGGTCTTCCATGACGATCAGCATGGCACCGCGATCGTGGCGGCTGCCGCGGTCCTGAACGGATTGACGATCGTCGAGAAGCAGATCGCCGAGGTGAAGCTGGTCTGCTCGGGAGCCGGCGCCGCTGCGATCGCCTGCCTCAACCTGCTGGTCGGCATGGGGCTGCGCAAGGAGAACATCCTGGTCACCGACAGCCGTGGCGTCCTGACCAGGGACCGCCTCGGATCGCTGGATGCGCAGAAGGCCGCCTACGCCCGGGAGACGACGGCACGGACCCTCGCCGATGCCGTCCGGGACGCCGACATCTTCCTCGGCGTGTCGATGGCGGGCGTCCTCACGCCGGACATGGTCGCCAGCATGGCGAGGAAGCCCCTGATCCTGGCGCTCGCCAATCCGGAGCCGGAAATCTGGCCGGAGCGCGCCAGAGCCGTCAGGCCGGACGCCATCATCGCGACGGGCCGGTCGGACTACCCGAACCAGGTCAACAATGTGCTCTGCTTCCCGTTCATCTTCCGCGGAGCCCTCGATGTCGGTGCGACGGCGATCAACGAGGAGATGAAACTCGCCGCCGTGCACGCCATTGCCGAACTCGCCCGAGCGGAGCAATCCGACGTGGTCAGCGCCGCCTACGGGACGAAGAACCTCAGGTTCGGGCCCGACTTTCTGATCCCGCGTCCCTTCGACCCGCGGCTCATCCTGCGGGTTGCTCCGGCCGTGGCGCAGGCTGCGATCGACAGCGGCGTGGCGACACGACCCTTCGCGGATCTCGAAGCGTACCGCCGCTCGCTGCAGAGCTTCGTCTACACCTCCGGCACGGTGATGCAGCCGGTCTTTGCGGCCGCGGCGGAAGGTGCCTTGCGGCGCATCGCCTTTGCGGAAGGTGAGGACGACCGCATCCTGAGAGCCGCGCAGGTGATCGTCGACGAGCGCCTCGCCAAGCCGGTCCTCGTCGGCCGGCGCGACACCATCGCGCACAGGATCAGGGAGCTGGATCTGCGGCTTCAGCTCGATCGCGATGCCGATGTGGTTGGATTCGACGACGAGGATTTTGCGACAGCCGCAGCGGATCGCTATTACCAGCTGCTGAAGCGCCGAGGCTTATCGCGCGAGTCCGCCTCGGTCGAGATGCGTCGGAACGGGACGCTCGTGGCCGCCATGCTGCTCCAGAGCGGGCAGGTCGACGGAATGTTGTGCGGGACCTATGGCAGCTACGGCGCGCACCTGAAGCATGTCGCGGACGTCATCGGCCTCAAGCCCGGGGCGCACAGCTTTGCGGCCATGAGCCTCCTGCAGCTCCCGAGACATACGGTGTTCATTTGCGATCCCTTCATCCATCTCGATCCGACGGCTGAAGAGGTTGCGGAGATGACGGTCCTGGCAGCGGCGGAGTTGCGCCGATTCGGCCAGACACCTCGCGCTGCGCTGTTGTCTCACTCGAATTTTGGGACTGCGAACGATGGGGCAGCCGGCAAGATGCGCGACGCTCTCGCCCTGATCCGGGAGCGGGCGCCAGAGCTCGAAGTCGAGGGCGAGATGAACGCCGATGCGGCGCTCAGCTCCCCGACGCTTCAACGGATCTTTCCCGATGCGGCGCTCAGGGCTGAGGCGAACCTTCTCATCATGCCGAATCTCGACGCCGCGAACATCACCTTCAACGCACTGAAGATCGTCGCAGGCCAAGGCATTTCCGTAGGACCGATCCTGCTGGGAGCAGCGAGGCCGGTTCACATCCTGACACCCACGACGACAGTGCGCGGCATCGTCAACATGACTGCGCTCACATCGGTCGCCGCCAAGGTCTGA
- a CDS encoding sensor histidine kinase: MILHALRTRLLALWILLLASAAATAYLLVEFYKQSAAVQVAAAEGAVARACRDIGERYAVFVSGRSGNGREIDPTLQTQLTDVVDAALARAPGIEGGIWTGGSGSAAYGFPTYEGTGPKTDLPSAELDTIRRINAEAARSERPVTVRIAARTQSLVLQACPLRGPIPNATAWTMMRVHTDQGPAYIQLLTGLGFLALTVIGSASLLGRLLYVLSRRIGRLEMRLRTHDQDSGDLPYLEPTGIRELDRLVLALNAAGARLAAARQRAASAERLAAVGRMASGVAHEIRNPLAAMRLKAENALASRDPIRSRAALTVVLEQIDRMDRLLRDLLSLIQPRPPALAPTDIADVLAASARLHEELAGAKRIRIEIVAPALARADQPCLDEGQIRRAADNLILNAVQNCPEGALVRVTAARAGDRLRIAVEDTGPGVPDALRARLFEPFVTGRPDGTGLGLAIVREIARAHGGEARLEPGGPGATFELDLPWQPS, encoded by the coding sequence ATGATCCTGCATGCGCTCCGCACCCGACTGCTCGCGCTCTGGATCCTGCTGCTCGCCTCGGCCGCGGCGACTGCCTACCTGCTGGTCGAGTTCTACAAGCAATCCGCCGCCGTGCAGGTCGCCGCGGCCGAGGGGGCAGTGGCGCGGGCCTGCCGCGATATCGGCGAGCGCTACGCCGTCTTCGTCTCGGGCCGGAGCGGCAATGGGCGGGAGATCGACCCGACGCTGCAGACGCAGCTGACCGACGTGGTCGACGCCGCCCTCGCGCGAGCCCCCGGCATCGAGGGCGGCATCTGGACCGGCGGATCCGGCTCGGCCGCCTACGGCTTCCCGACCTATGAGGGCACCGGCCCCAAGACGGATCTGCCGAGTGCCGAACTCGACACGATCCGGCGCATCAACGCCGAGGCGGCCCGGAGCGAGCGGCCCGTCACGGTCCGGATTGCGGCCCGGACGCAGAGCCTGGTGCTGCAGGCCTGTCCTCTGCGAGGCCCGATCCCGAACGCCACGGCCTGGACCATGATGCGCGTCCACACCGACCAGGGACCGGCCTACATTCAACTGCTGACGGGACTCGGCTTCCTGGCCTTGACCGTGATCGGGTCCGCCTCTCTGCTCGGCCGTCTGCTCTACGTGCTGTCGCGCCGCATCGGCAGGCTGGAGATGCGGCTGAGGACGCATGACCAGGATAGCGGGGACCTGCCGTATCTGGAGCCTACGGGAATTCGCGAGCTCGACCGTCTGGTCCTGGCTCTCAACGCGGCGGGCGCCCGCCTCGCGGCGGCCCGGCAGCGCGCCGCCTCGGCCGAGCGGCTCGCCGCGGTGGGTCGCATGGCGTCCGGTGTCGCGCACGAGATCCGCAACCCGCTCGCGGCCATGCGCCTGAAGGCGGAGAACGCGCTCGCGAGTCGGGACCCGATTCGGTCCCGGGCAGCCCTGACGGTCGTGCTCGAACAGATCGACCGCATGGACCGCCTGCTGCGAGATCTGCTGAGCCTGATCCAGCCTCGTCCGCCCGCTCTGGCGCCGACCGACATTGCGGACGTGCTTGCGGCCAGCGCGCGCCTGCATGAGGAGCTTGCCGGGGCCAAGCGCATCCGAATCGAGATCGTCGCACCCGCGCTGGCCCGGGCCGATCAGCCCTGCCTCGACGAAGGCCAGATTCGGCGGGCCGCCGACAACCTCATCCTCAACGCCGTCCAGAATTGTCCCGAAGGCGCCCTCGTGCGCGTGACCGCCGCGCGGGCCGGAGACCGGCTGCGGATCGCGGTCGAGGACACGGGTCCGGGCGTGCCGGACGCGCTGCGTGCGCGTCTGTTCGAACCTTTCGTCACGGGCCGGCCCGACGGCACGGGACTGGGGCTTGCCATCGTCCGCGAGATCGCCCGGGCCCATGGCGGCGAGGCGCGCCTCGAGCCGGGCGGACCCGGCGCAACCTTCGAGCTCGACCTGCCATGGCAACCGTCCTGA